In one Streptomyces sp. NBC_01288 genomic region, the following are encoded:
- a CDS encoding SDR family oxidoreductase has protein sequence MDLGLKNRVYVVTGGTRGLGYAVARELVADGAKVLVTGRDEKRAAEAAAELGPNAAGVAVDNSDPRAPHQLIATARELFGGFDGILVSVGGPPAGDVAATTDAQWQAAFESVFLGAVRLARAAATELTAGGAIGFVLSGTTHEPAPGMAISNGLRPGLAGFAKSLANELGPRGIRVVGLLPGRIATDRMRELDGLAPDPGARRAGNESAIPLGRYGAPEEFGRVGAFVLSPAASYVTGVMVSVDGGARHGF, from the coding sequence ATGGACCTCGGACTGAAGAACAGGGTGTACGTCGTCACCGGCGGCACCCGCGGACTGGGCTACGCCGTCGCCCGCGAACTGGTCGCCGACGGCGCCAAGGTGCTGGTCACCGGCCGCGACGAGAAGCGCGCGGCGGAGGCGGCGGCCGAGTTGGGCCCGAACGCGGCCGGAGTCGCCGTGGACAACTCCGACCCACGAGCACCGCACCAACTGATCGCCACCGCACGGGAGTTGTTCGGCGGCTTCGACGGCATCCTCGTCAGCGTCGGCGGTCCGCCGGCGGGCGACGTGGCGGCCACCACCGACGCGCAGTGGCAGGCGGCCTTCGAGTCGGTGTTCCTGGGCGCGGTACGACTGGCCCGAGCGGCGGCGACGGAACTGACGGCCGGGGGTGCGATCGGCTTCGTCCTGTCCGGCACCACCCACGAACCGGCCCCCGGCATGGCCATCTCCAACGGCCTGCGCCCCGGCCTGGCCGGCTTCGCCAAGTCACTGGCGAACGAGCTGGGCCCCCGCGGAATCCGCGTCGTAGGCCTGCTCCCGGGCCGGATCGCGACGGACCGCATGCGCGAACTGGACGGCCTCGCCCCCGACCCCGGCGCCAGGCGGGCCGGCAACGAGTCGGCGATTCCGCTGGGGCGGTACGGGGCGCCGGAGGAGTTCGGGCGCGTGGGGGCCTTCGTGCTGTCGCCGGCGGCTTCCTACGTCACCGGGGTGATGGTGTCGGTGGACGGCGGGGCGCGGCACGGTTTCTGA
- a CDS encoding TetR/AcrR family transcriptional regulator C-terminal domain-containing protein, with protein MTNKQQSDRLDPATVIRAGLDLLDEKGLDAVSTRAVADRLGVRINTVQWHVKTKARMLDLMADAVLGEIPLTDLPDVPAERARELARRFRRALLSHRDGAALVVGTYAAEPMTLAFAEALVEALLACGLGDREAAWTSWAVVYFALGLTQEEQAVDHRPLGDILAHAISETTHPALHRVAGHLAPASFEERYEFGVTALLAGRR; from the coding sequence GTGACCAACAAGCAACAGAGCGACCGACTGGATCCGGCCACGGTGATCCGCGCAGGGCTCGACCTCCTGGACGAGAAGGGCCTGGACGCGGTGTCCACGCGCGCGGTCGCCGACCGGCTCGGCGTGCGGATCAACACCGTGCAGTGGCATGTGAAGACCAAGGCCCGGATGCTGGACCTGATGGCGGACGCCGTACTTGGCGAGATTCCGCTCACCGATCTCCCGGACGTCCCCGCCGAACGGGCCCGCGAACTCGCCCGCCGGTTCCGCCGCGCCCTGCTCTCCCATCGCGACGGCGCGGCGCTCGTCGTCGGCACCTACGCCGCCGAGCCCATGACCCTGGCCTTCGCGGAGGCCCTGGTCGAGGCGCTCCTCGCGTGCGGCCTGGGCGACCGCGAGGCCGCGTGGACCTCGTGGGCCGTCGTCTACTTCGCCCTCGGACTCACCCAGGAGGAACAGGCCGTGGATCACCGGCCGTTGGGCGACATCCTGGCGCACGCGATCTCCGAGACGACCCATCCCGCGCTCCACCGGGTGGCCGGGCATCTCGCCCCGGCGTCGTTCGAGGAGCGGTACGAGTTCGGGGTGACGGCACTGCTTGCCGGGCGGCGGTGA
- a CDS encoding FAD-dependent monooxygenase, with translation MTAQQVKTERAGAQRAETAQVVISGGGPVGLWLAAELRLNGISVTVLELRTEIDNRSKALTVHPRGVEVLASRGIHQRFLDESLKISTGHFANLSNRLDFSVMDTPFPYTLFIPQARTEALFEEYARGLGATIRRGHRVTGFTEHADSVTVRVEGSEGPYEIEAEYIAGCDGTRSTVREAAGIEFPGTESRYLGWLGDVLFDNPPAPGFNRFTERGGLMIVPLPDNRWRIAGTSPDSETGEWPGDLTMDELRQKVVHIAGDDFGMRDPSWLSRYGNATRLASHYRRGRVVLAGDAAHQHYPTGGVGMNVGFQDAFNLGWKLAATIDGWASDGLLDSYHTDRYPVGEQLMEHSRAQTYLFHAFTPEGLALRDLLSRMVPESREFSDVLAGRLTALDVAYPSPDPAAHPVTGTRAPDVALPSTDSTLFGALRADSYVLLDLTAQGALADRAQERITVHAGAPDRTRPAWADVRAALIRPDGHVTWAWTEEDDTKLAEQVDSVVTTALGR, from the coding sequence ATGACAGCGCAGCAGGTGAAGACGGAGCGGGCGGGAGCACAGCGGGCGGAGACAGCGCAGGTCGTCATCTCCGGAGGCGGCCCCGTCGGCCTCTGGCTGGCCGCCGAACTCCGGCTGAACGGCATCTCCGTCACCGTCCTGGAACTCCGCACGGAGATCGACAACCGCTCCAAGGCGCTCACCGTGCACCCGCGCGGCGTCGAGGTGCTGGCCTCGCGCGGTATCCACCAGCGTTTCCTCGACGAGAGCCTGAAGATCTCCACGGGGCACTTCGCCAACCTGTCCAACCGGCTCGACTTCTCCGTCATGGACACCCCGTTCCCGTACACCCTCTTCATCCCCCAGGCCCGCACGGAGGCGCTCTTCGAGGAGTACGCCCGCGGGCTCGGCGCGACGATCCGGCGCGGGCATCGCGTCACCGGCTTCACCGAGCACGCGGACTCGGTGACCGTCCGGGTCGAGGGGTCGGAGGGGCCGTACGAGATCGAGGCGGAGTACATCGCGGGCTGCGACGGCACGCGGAGCACCGTGCGCGAGGCGGCCGGGATCGAGTTCCCCGGCACGGAGTCGCGCTATCTCGGCTGGCTCGGTGACGTCCTGTTCGACAACCCGCCGGCGCCCGGCTTCAACCGCTTCACCGAGCGCGGCGGCCTGATGATCGTGCCGTTGCCCGACAACCGCTGGCGCATCGCCGGCACCAGCCCCGACAGCGAGACCGGCGAATGGCCCGGCGACCTCACGATGGACGAACTGCGGCAGAAGGTCGTCCACATCGCCGGTGACGACTTCGGCATGCGCGACCCGTCCTGGCTCTCCCGCTACGGCAACGCCACCCGCCTCGCCTCCCACTACCGGCGTGGCCGCGTCGTCCTCGCGGGCGACGCCGCGCACCAGCACTACCCGACCGGCGGCGTCGGCATGAACGTCGGTTTCCAGGACGCCTTCAACCTCGGCTGGAAGCTGGCCGCGACGATCGACGGCTGGGCCTCGGACGGCCTGCTGGACAGCTACCACACCGACCGATACCCGGTCGGCGAGCAGCTGATGGAGCACAGCCGCGCGCAGACCTACCTGTTCCACGCCTTCACGCCCGAGGGCCTCGCCCTGCGCGACCTGCTGAGCCGGATGGTCCCCGAGTCACGGGAGTTCAGCGACGTACTGGCCGGCCGCCTCACCGCCCTCGACGTCGCCTACCCGAGCCCCGACCCCGCGGCCCACCCGGTGACCGGCACCCGCGCCCCCGACGTCGCCCTCCCCAGCACCGACAGCACCCTGTTCGGCGCGCTGCGGGCGGACTCGTACGTCCTGCTCGACCTGACGGCGCAGGGCGCGCTGGCGGACCGCGCCCAGGAGCGGATCACGGTCCACGCCGGTGCGCCCGACCGGACCCGGCCCGCGTGGGCGGACGTACGCGCCGCCCTGATCCGCCCCGACGGACACGTCACGTGGGCGTGGACGGAGGAGGACGACACGAAGCTGGCGGAGCAGGTGGACTCGGTCGTCACCACGGCCCTCGGCCGCTAG